One Spinacia oleracea cultivar Varoflay chromosome 4, BTI_SOV_V1, whole genome shotgun sequence DNA segment encodes these proteins:
- the LOC110783304 gene encoding homeobox-DDT domain protein RLT1 isoform X1 yields the protein MEDSIEVQCEENKEFPEKNKRRRFKTPYQLQALEDFYNEHKYPTESMKTELAENLGLTEKQISGWFCHRRLKDKRIINGELNPLGKQEISSGVIQDRGSGLKQDSCSSNKQGDYRLADLREVESRRFGHNDIPVPEINYEQRVLDDGTEIDDTSSESNSAPQGSFYPHKRSPLNVETTEYRAPNGFVAPNRRRAGPSGYLKIKGQTENVAVTAVKRQLGRQYQDDGPPLGIEFDPLPPGAFESPCKNVNTDAYGVSEHVGSSSLDVGVIHKRHSLSTIQNQDKCVAPANSRSMHKSDSDTFSYRQPKQKSHFPNHGRVLPVQKSPFGVASYSARETSDYDGSMNNGIRHKHESSGMGSDSYGGKFTNEPEDPWWHNYDNGNSVAVHRRERLDSRSVAPLVGHKDPIDTEDRDRVPPSRIMKDVELYAERRPVVEYHDFNRLKMRPNELRAGKRGREELLEEDYAAIRSSSQEPPQWSRQIRGSTEMPSSFSEDETAETSSSMD from the exons ATGGAAG ATTCTATTGAAGTACAATGTGAAGAAAATAAAGAATTTCCGGAAAAGAACAAGAGAAGACGTTTCAAGACACCATACCAACTGCAGGCTTTGGAGGATTTTTATAATG AACACAAGTACCCAACTGAGTCCATGAAGACAGAGCTTGCAGAGAATTTAGGTCTGACCGAGAAGCAGATTTCTGGATGGTTTTGTCACCGCAGATTGAAGGATAAGAGAATCATAAATGGTGAATTAAACCCACTTGGCAAGCAAGAAATTTCAAGCGGTGTTATACAAGATCGTGGTAGTGGACTAAAACAGGATTCATGTAGTAGCAACAAACAAGGTGATTACAGACTTGCTGATTTGAGGGAGGTTGAGAGTAGGAGGTTTGGTCACAATGATATCCCTGTTCCCGAGATAAACTACGAGCAAAGGGTGCTTGATGATGGAACTGAGATAGATGATACATCTTCAGAAAGTAATTCAGCTCCGCAGGGTAGCTTTTACCCTCATAAAAGGAGTCCTTTGAATGTCGAAACAACAGAATACCGGGCACCAAATGGATTTGTTGCTCCAAACAGGAGGCGTGCGGGACCCTCAGGAtacttgaaaatcaaaggtcAGACCGAAAATGTTGCTGTAACTGCGGTCAAGAGACAGCTAGGAAGACAATATCAGGATGATGGTCCTCCTCTTGGGATTGAGTTTGATCCGCTTCCTCCTGGGGCATTTGAATCACCATGCAAGAATGTGAATACTG ATGCTTATGGAGTTTCTGAACATGTTGGCTCTAGCTCTCTTGATGTCGGTGTCATTCATAAGAGACATAGCCTTAGCACA ATACAAAATCAGGACAAGTGTGTTGCTCCTGCTAACTCCAGATCCATGCATAAATCAGACTCAGACACTTTCTCTTACCGTCAACCTAAACAGAAGTCCCATTTCCCTAATCATGGCCGTGTTCTCCCAGTCCAGAAATCTCCTTTCGGTGTTGCTTCCTACTCTGCTAGAGAAACATCAGATTATGATGGCAGTATGAACAACGGGATCCGGCATAAGCATGAATCATCAGGTATGGGATCAGATTCCTATGGTGGAAAATTTACCAATGAACCAGAAGATCCTTGGTGGCATAATTATGACAATGGGAATTCTGTGGCTGTCCATAGAAGAGAACGATTAGATTCCAGATCTGTTGCTCCACTAGTTGGGCATAAGGACCCCATAGATACAGAGGACAGGGACAGGGTACCGCCTAGCAGGATAATGAAG GATGTAGAACTTTATGCTGAGAGAAGACCTGTAGTTGAGTATCATGATTTCAACAGATTGAAAATGCGCCCGAATGAGCTTAGA GCTGGGAAAAGAGGGAGAGAAGAATTGCTGGAAGAAGATTATGCTGCCATCAGATCATCATCTCAAGAACCACCACAGTGGTCAAGACAGATTAGAGG ATCAACAGAAATGCCATCAAGTTTCAGTGAGGATGAAACTGCAGAAACGAGCTCCTCTATGGACTGA
- the LOC110783304 gene encoding homeobox-DDT domain protein RLT1 isoform X2: MEDSIEVQCEENKEFPEKNKRRRFKTPYQLQALEDFYNEHKYPTESMKTELAENLGLTEKQISGWFCHRRLKDKRIINGELNPLGKQEISSGVIQDRGSGLKQDSCSSNKQGDYRLADLREVESRRFGHNDIPVPEINYEQRVLDDGTEIDDTSSESNSAPQGSFYPHKRSPLNVETTEYRAPNGFVAPNRRRAGPSGYLKIKGQTENVAVTAVKRQLGRQYQDDGPPLGIEFDPLPPGAFESPCKNVNTDAYGVSEHVGSSSLDVGVIHKRHSLSTIQNQDKCVAPANSRSMHKSDSDTFSYRQPKQKSHFPNHGRVLPVQKSPFGVASYSARETSDYDGSMNNGIRHKHESSGMGSDSYGGKFTNEPEDPWWHNYDNGNSVAVHRRERLDSRSVAPLVGHKDPIDTEDRDRVPPSRIMKAGKRGREELLEEDYAAIRSSSQEPPQWSRQIRGSTEMPSSFSEDETAETSSSMD; the protein is encoded by the exons ATGGAAG ATTCTATTGAAGTACAATGTGAAGAAAATAAAGAATTTCCGGAAAAGAACAAGAGAAGACGTTTCAAGACACCATACCAACTGCAGGCTTTGGAGGATTTTTATAATG AACACAAGTACCCAACTGAGTCCATGAAGACAGAGCTTGCAGAGAATTTAGGTCTGACCGAGAAGCAGATTTCTGGATGGTTTTGTCACCGCAGATTGAAGGATAAGAGAATCATAAATGGTGAATTAAACCCACTTGGCAAGCAAGAAATTTCAAGCGGTGTTATACAAGATCGTGGTAGTGGACTAAAACAGGATTCATGTAGTAGCAACAAACAAGGTGATTACAGACTTGCTGATTTGAGGGAGGTTGAGAGTAGGAGGTTTGGTCACAATGATATCCCTGTTCCCGAGATAAACTACGAGCAAAGGGTGCTTGATGATGGAACTGAGATAGATGATACATCTTCAGAAAGTAATTCAGCTCCGCAGGGTAGCTTTTACCCTCATAAAAGGAGTCCTTTGAATGTCGAAACAACAGAATACCGGGCACCAAATGGATTTGTTGCTCCAAACAGGAGGCGTGCGGGACCCTCAGGAtacttgaaaatcaaaggtcAGACCGAAAATGTTGCTGTAACTGCGGTCAAGAGACAGCTAGGAAGACAATATCAGGATGATGGTCCTCCTCTTGGGATTGAGTTTGATCCGCTTCCTCCTGGGGCATTTGAATCACCATGCAAGAATGTGAATACTG ATGCTTATGGAGTTTCTGAACATGTTGGCTCTAGCTCTCTTGATGTCGGTGTCATTCATAAGAGACATAGCCTTAGCACA ATACAAAATCAGGACAAGTGTGTTGCTCCTGCTAACTCCAGATCCATGCATAAATCAGACTCAGACACTTTCTCTTACCGTCAACCTAAACAGAAGTCCCATTTCCCTAATCATGGCCGTGTTCTCCCAGTCCAGAAATCTCCTTTCGGTGTTGCTTCCTACTCTGCTAGAGAAACATCAGATTATGATGGCAGTATGAACAACGGGATCCGGCATAAGCATGAATCATCAGGTATGGGATCAGATTCCTATGGTGGAAAATTTACCAATGAACCAGAAGATCCTTGGTGGCATAATTATGACAATGGGAATTCTGTGGCTGTCCATAGAAGAGAACGATTAGATTCCAGATCTGTTGCTCCACTAGTTGGGCATAAGGACCCCATAGATACAGAGGACAGGGACAGGGTACCGCCTAGCAGGATAATGAAG GCTGGGAAAAGAGGGAGAGAAGAATTGCTGGAAGAAGATTATGCTGCCATCAGATCATCATCTCAAGAACCACCACAGTGGTCAAGACAGATTAGAGG ATCAACAGAAATGCCATCAAGTTTCAGTGAGGATGAAACTGCAGAAACGAGCTCCTCTATGGACTGA